The following coding sequences are from one Candidatus Melainabacteria bacterium window:
- a CDS encoding diguanylate cyclase: protein MSKKSNKEQRGDETPPQTNFGPNDTDTVRIAQLDCSPSLNDLYQALESAKSELGKKFELSWNVGGSKSDFILSVACPPDQGIPPDWSLSMPDGTIAWSYLGDDVALIQLHVRNLSGSNDNKVPAFPDFSFNNISSSDANDPFPFGELGTVATVEVIDWEPFNAPIARDFNALRQYHEMLQQPETGIMSQWWIMYFLEQEYYRYKACSFPVTLAVFDLTMRTPRGLSPLSVSHIKQIGQRVTNAKRKIDLFGHFGSTLYALMLPHTELSAGTMVANRIKSLITNHQEEFGWDNSQINVRMGIASIPTSAQDLNGLIMQAVEDLKATAAVS from the coding sequence ATGTCCAAAAAATCGAACAAAGAACAACGAGGCGACGAAACGCCGCCTCAGACAAATTTTGGCCCGAATGATACCGACACGGTTCGCATCGCCCAACTAGATTGTTCACCATCGTTGAATGATCTCTATCAGGCGCTGGAGTCAGCAAAATCTGAGCTGGGCAAAAAATTTGAACTGAGCTGGAATGTGGGCGGCAGCAAATCCGATTTCATCCTCTCAGTTGCTTGCCCGCCGGACCAGGGCATACCTCCAGACTGGTCTCTGTCGATGCCGGACGGTACTATCGCCTGGAGCTACCTCGGAGACGATGTTGCTCTCATTCAGCTGCATGTGCGCAACTTATCCGGCAGCAACGACAACAAAGTGCCCGCCTTTCCCGACTTTTCATTCAACAATATAAGTTCCTCCGACGCGAACGACCCGTTTCCCTTCGGTGAACTGGGAACAGTAGCAACTGTTGAAGTCATTGATTGGGAACCATTCAACGCACCCATTGCGCGCGACTTCAATGCTTTACGGCAGTACCACGAAATGCTTCAACAGCCGGAAACCGGCATCATGAGTCAGTGGTGGATAATGTACTTTCTAGAGCAGGAATACTATCGCTACAAAGCATGCAGCTTTCCTGTTACCCTGGCTGTTTTTGATCTGACGATGCGGACACCGCGCGGACTGTCACCACTTTCGGTATCACATATAAAACAGATCGGGCAGCGCGTCACCAATGCTAAAAGAAAAATCGACCTCTTCGGGCACTTCGGAAGCACGCTATATGCCCTGATGTTGCCGCATACGGAGCTCAGCGCGGGCACGATGGTGGCAAACAGAATCAAGTCGCTGATCACAAACCACCAGGAGGAGTTCGGCTGGGATAACTCTCAGATCAACGTGAGAATGGGAATCGCATCGATTCCGACCAGCGCGCAGGACTTAAACGGCTTGATCATGCAAGCTGTCGAGGA